A single window of Methylacidimicrobium sp. AP8 DNA harbors:
- the cas2 gene encoding CRISPR-associated endonuclease Cas2 — MADERLFIVTYDISNPKRWRQVFKAVHGYGEWIQLSVFQCRLSQRRRAELETRLRQLVKNGEDHVLLIDVGPAEKIELAIESIGKTFSKVERRATII, encoded by the coding sequence ATGGCCGACGAACGCCTCTTCATCGTCACCTACGACATCTCCAATCCGAAGCGCTGGCGGCAGGTGTTCAAAGCCGTGCACGGGTACGGAGAATGGATCCAGCTCTCCGTTTTCCAATGCCGTCTGTCGCAGCGGCGCCGCGCCGAGCTCGAGACGCGACTGCGCCAACTGGTCAAGAACGGCGAAGATCACGTCCTTCTGATTGATGTCGGGCCGGCGGAGAAAATCGAGCTTGCCATCGAGAGCATCGGAAAAACGTTCTCGAAAGTCGAACGGCGCGCCACTATCATTTAA
- the cas1 gene encoding CRISPR-associated endonuclease Cas1 translates to MSTDDQLELPLPAPPLGGDTPLIPARMVNEFVYCPRLAYLMWTQGEWVETAETVEGSRIHVRTDTPAAPLPAPEAVETGEEVRTRSLTLSSVALGVIAKLDVAEAQDGVVTPIDYKRGKRPHVPQGAYEPERIQLCLQGLLLEEHGYRVEEGAIYYAESRERVRVLFDEALRAATRAAVSELRLTVGQGRIPPPLRDSPKCPRCALVTVCLPDEVHSLCGSSLAPRTIAVPPDEALPLIVQSQHARIAKEGETLKITDEGKGETQVRLIDISDVALFGNVSITTPALSALLERDIPVTFHSHGGWFRGIAHGIGHRNVEVRTAQYRMSFDEAACLRFAKQLVAAKVMNQRTILRRNWRGLPEERQVALDRLGAARQSAERASTKAQLLGVEGDAAAIYFRAFSGLLQPPEGGGVSGMRPFHFEARNRRPPTDPVNAMLSLAYAMLTRHLTIALASVGLDPYRGFYHSPRYGRPALALDLIEPFRPILADSVVLSAVNTGEVGPKDFVVGITGTALTQAGRRRFVEAFERRLSQKTTHPVFGYPGSMRRMLLIQARLLSRFLLGELPAYPHYLPR, encoded by the coding sequence ATGTCGACCGATGACCAACTCGAGCTCCCTCTGCCGGCCCCGCCGCTCGGCGGCGACACCCCGCTCATTCCGGCGCGGATGGTGAACGAGTTCGTCTACTGCCCCCGGCTTGCCTACCTCATGTGGACGCAAGGCGAGTGGGTGGAAACGGCCGAGACGGTTGAGGGAAGCCGCATCCACGTGCGCACCGACACGCCGGCCGCTCCGCTTCCCGCGCCGGAGGCGGTGGAAACCGGAGAAGAGGTCCGCACCCGTTCCCTGACCCTCTCCTCGGTGGCCCTGGGAGTGATCGCCAAGCTCGACGTGGCGGAGGCCCAGGATGGGGTCGTGACCCCCATCGATTACAAGCGCGGCAAGCGGCCCCATGTTCCCCAGGGAGCTTATGAGCCCGAACGGATTCAACTCTGCCTCCAAGGGCTGCTCCTCGAGGAGCACGGCTACCGAGTAGAGGAAGGTGCAATCTATTATGCCGAAAGCCGCGAACGGGTACGGGTCCTCTTCGATGAAGCCTTGCGCGCCGCAACGCGAGCCGCGGTCAGCGAGCTCCGGCTAACCGTTGGTCAGGGGCGGATCCCCCCACCCCTCCGGGACAGCCCGAAATGTCCGCGCTGCGCGCTTGTGACGGTATGCTTGCCGGACGAGGTTCACTCGCTCTGCGGCTCCTCGCTCGCCCCGCGAACGATCGCCGTCCCGCCCGATGAGGCGCTGCCGCTGATCGTCCAATCCCAGCACGCCCGCATCGCCAAGGAAGGCGAAACCCTCAAGATTACCGATGAGGGGAAAGGGGAAACGCAGGTGCGCTTGATCGACATTTCGGATGTGGCGCTCTTCGGCAACGTTTCGATCACGACCCCGGCGCTCTCTGCCCTGCTCGAACGCGACATCCCGGTCACGTTTCACAGCCACGGCGGCTGGTTTCGCGGCATCGCCCACGGCATCGGCCACCGGAATGTGGAGGTCCGCACGGCGCAATACCGGATGAGCTTTGACGAGGCCGCCTGCCTCCGCTTCGCCAAGCAGCTGGTCGCCGCAAAGGTCATGAATCAGAGAACGATCCTCCGCCGGAATTGGCGGGGGCTTCCGGAGGAACGGCAGGTAGCGCTCGATCGCTTAGGAGCCGCACGCCAATCGGCGGAGCGGGCGTCAACAAAGGCGCAGCTCCTCGGAGTCGAAGGAGACGCGGCCGCCATTTATTTCCGAGCCTTTTCCGGTTTGTTGCAACCGCCCGAGGGGGGAGGCGTCTCCGGAATGCGGCCGTTCCATTTCGAGGCCCGGAACCGGCGGCCGCCGACCGATCCGGTCAACGCCATGCTCTCGCTCGCCTATGCGATGCTCACCAGGCATTTGACGATCGCATTGGCATCGGTCGGCCTCGATCCCTATCGGGGCTTCTACCATTCGCCCCGGTACGGCCGTCCGGCGCTGGCCCTCGACCTCATCGAACCGTTTCGTCCGATCCTTGCCGATTCGGTCGTGCTCTCGGCGGTAAACACCGGCGAGGTCGGGCCGAAGGATTTCGTCGTGGGGATTACCGGGACTGCGCTGACGCAAGCGGGACGCCGTCGCTTTGTCGAGGCCTTCGAGCGCCGTCTTTCTCAAAAAACCACGCATCCGGTCTTCGGTTATCCGGGGAGCATGCGCCGCATGCTCCTGATTCAGGCACGGCTGCTCTCCCGATTTCTCCTGGGAGAACTGCCGGCCTATCCTCACTATTTACCCCGATAA